The DNA segment CCAGCCGAAGACGTGGCTCCGGCTCGCGGCGTTGCCGAATTTGCCGTTGAAATACGGCAGCATGGCGTCGAGGACACGCTGATCGACCGGCGTCGTCGCGTGGTAGTCCATGTAGATCGGAAGATGGATACCCATGGTGTTTCTCGCTCAGCGGTGATTCGAGCCGTGGCGGCAATGCCCATTGCCGCGGATACCGGCGACGAGCTCGGGCTCGGCCGTGCTCTTGTCGTGGAGGTTACAGTTCGTGCAGGCGGCGACGAGCTCTGCCGGGTCGCACGTCTCGCAGGTGTCGAGGTAGGCGAGGCTCGCCACGAGCTCGTGCTCGAGGGTCTCGAGGTGCGCGATCTGCTCCCGCACCTCTTCGAGCTTCTGCTGGTAGACGTGGCGGATCTGCGACATCGCCCCGGGGGCCGACGAGGACGACTCCCATGTCGAGACGATCTGCTGGATCTGGCTCAGCGACAGGCCGAGGTCGTGGAGCTTGCCGATCCACCGGACCCGGGTGAGGGCCGCGTGGTCGTAGAGCCGGTAGCGACCCTTGGAGCGGGCGTGCGGGATGAGCAGCCCGACCTCCTCGTAGTGGTGGATCGCCCGCACGGTCTTCCCTGTCGCCTTGGCGATGTCCCCCACCTGGAGCAGACGGTCTTCCTCCCCCTCGGCACCGTCAGGCGCCTCCGTTCTCGCGTCCGCCTTGGACGCGCTGGACACGA comes from the Sorangium aterium genome and includes:
- a CDS encoding helix-turn-helix domain-containing protein, coding for MTTRHHLPVAHEQSIGGPFVSSASKADARTEAPDGAEGEEDRLLQVGDIAKATGKTVRAIHHYEEVGLLIPHARSKGRYRLYDHAALTRVRWIGKLHDLGLSLSQIQQIVSTWESSSSAPGAMSQIRHVYQQKLEEVREQIAHLETLEHELVASLAYLDTCETCDPAELVAACTNCNLHDKSTAEPELVAGIRGNGHCRHGSNHR